The Pyxidicoccus xibeiensis genome contains the following window.
TCTTCCAGAGGCAGGGGCATCCGCAGCTGACGGCCCGACGCGAGGTCGATGAGCTCCAGCGGCTCCCTCACCGGCATCGCCTCCCACACGTAGATCCTCCCGGTGGAGGCGCCCACGCGGACGCGCAGGTCGCCGCGCCGGGCGCTCAGCAGATAGCTCTTCTCCTCGAGCCGTCCCTTCAGCGGAGTGCCCTCCTGCCGCTCCAGGTCGATGATGCACGACGCGCTGACGCTCCGGCCCCGGTGGCCGAACAGGTCGCCTCCACCGCCCCGGCTCAGCTTCGAGAACACGAGCGCCCGCTTGCCGCCGGGGAAGAGCTCGAAGATCTGCGAGTCGGAGAGCGACCCCTCCGGGATGCAGCCGAAGCGGGCCAGCGGGATGCGCTGCTCCACCTCGCCCTGCCTGCGCACCAGGTCGTTGTCGCGCAGGTAGATGAGGAAGGTCCGCTCAGGGTCCGCCTTCAGGAGCCCGCTCGACAGCTTGAGCCGTGGCGCGCAGCCCGCCAGGGCCAGCAGCAGCAGGGACACCAGTCCCTCGAGGGCCATGGCGCGCGCGCGCCGCCGGAGCAGGAAGGGACGAGGTGCGAGAGTGGAGCCCATGCACTCAGCCTGGAACGGCGGCGCGGCCCGGGGCAAGGCCCCGCCCGTCCGGGAAGAATCGAAGGTCCGGCCGTTCCCCGCAGGCGGATGGCAGAAGCCATCGGCACAACGGAAGAGAGCGCGTCATGACTGTCGAAACTCCCGTATTCCAGCGGCGGCAACCTCGCCGGTGGTTGTCATTCCTGCCCGTGGTGGGAGGCCTGCTGCTGAGTGCGTGCGGCGTGTCTCCAGAAGAGGGTGAAGCAGGCCTGGCCTCACACCCCCTGCCCCTCCTCGCAACGAACCCGGACCGGTTCCGCCTGGCGGCGGGCCATCACCATTCCCTGCTGTTGAACGCGAGCGGCGGCGTGCGGACCTGGGGTGCCAACGACAGGGCCCAGCTCGGCGACGGCACCACCGTGGGCCGGAAGCTGCCCGTCAGCCCCCTGGGCCTGCCCGCGGCGAGGGCCATCGCGTGTGACGCCAGCCATGGCGTGGCACTGCTCGCCGACGGCACGGTGCGCACCTGGGGATACAACGACAACGGCCAGCTCGGCGATGGCACCACCACGACCCGCCTCGCGCCCGTGCCCGTCCCGGGCCTGTCGGCCGTGGTGGCCGTGGCGTCTGGAGGCTTCCACTCGCTCGCGCTCCTCGCTGACGGCACCGTGCGGGCCTGGGGTGACAACGCCAGCGGCCAGCTCGGAGACGGGAGCACCACCGACCGCCACGTGCCTGTGGCCGTCGCGGGGCTGACGAACGTGGTGGCCATCGCGGCGGGGGCGCAGCACTCGCTGGCGCTGCTGTCCAACGGCACCGTGCGCGCCTGGGGCCACAACACCGCCGGCCAGCTGGGCGACGGCACGAAGCAGGGCCGGCCGATACCCGGGGCCGTCACCGGTCTGACGAACGTGGTGTCCATCGCGGGTGGCAACTTCTACTCCCTGGCGGTGCGCTCGGATGGGACGGTGTTCGCCTGGGGGTCCAATGCGTATGGAGAGTTGGGAGACGGCACGATGACCACCTTCCGTCCCTTCCCCGCGTCGGTGCCAGGGATTGCGGGCGCGGTGGCCGTCTCCGCGGGCTTCACCCACTCGCTGGCCCTGCTGTCCAACGGCACCGTGCGCGCCTGGGGTGAGAACTTCGCGGGCCAGGTGGGCAATGGCACGCATGGCAGTCGCTCGATGGCGGTGCCTGTCACCGGCCTGTCCGGCGTGGTGGCCGTCGCGGCCGGTGGCACTCACTCGCTGGCCCTGCTGTCGGACGGCACC
Protein-coding sequences here:
- a CDS encoding RCC1 domain-containing protein — protein: MTVETPVFQRRQPRRWLSFLPVVGGLLLSACGVSPEEGEAGLASHPLPLLATNPDRFRLAAGHHHSLLLNASGGVRTWGANDRAQLGDGTTVGRKLPVSPLGLPAARAIACDASHGVALLADGTVRTWGYNDNGQLGDGTTTTRLAPVPVPGLSAVVAVASGGFHSLALLADGTVRAWGDNASGQLGDGSTTDRHVPVAVAGLTNVVAIAAGAQHSLALLSNGTVRAWGHNTAGQLGDGTKQGRPIPGAVTGLTNVVSIAGGNFYSLAVRSDGTVFAWGSNAYGELGDGTMTTFRPFPASVPGIAGAVAVSAGFTHSLALLSNGTVRAWGENFAGQVGNGTHGSRSMAVPVTGLSGVVAVAAGGTHSLALLSDGTARSWGSNASGELGDGSTTPRNVPGPVTGL